A region from the Arthrobacter roseus genome encodes:
- a CDS encoding BREX protein BrxB domain-containing protein, producing MSRVSDLTDAYAAELDLPWRAGLSGGERVWMLVYPPDFERSMRAALPRLELATGEAGHGWHEIDITDKLGRWLAGHRYAEAFFEDPSDLTAAIIDQFESDLVSEVRERLTAASSNDVAVLVGIGSIFPFLRASGVIKAIDEEVDGRLLVLFPGLHDPDTHSFRLLDARDGFNYRARVIDPQKDTT from the coding sequence ATGAGTCGCGTTTCCGACCTCACTGATGCGTACGCCGCAGAGTTAGATCTCCCGTGGCGGGCTGGTCTGTCCGGAGGCGAGCGAGTCTGGATGCTCGTCTACCCGCCGGACTTCGAGCGTTCGATGCGTGCGGCGCTCCCCCGACTCGAACTGGCTACCGGCGAAGCTGGCCACGGCTGGCACGAGATTGACATCACTGACAAACTGGGTCGTTGGCTCGCCGGGCATCGCTATGCCGAGGCGTTCTTCGAGGATCCAAGTGATCTCACGGCTGCCATTATCGACCAGTTCGAGTCCGATCTCGTCTCCGAGGTTCGCGAGCGACTCACGGCAGCCTCATCCAACGACGTCGCTGTTCTGGTGGGGATCGGGTCGATCTTTCCGTTCCTCCGGGCGTCGGGCGTGATCAAGGCGATCGATGAGGAAGTGGACGGACGACTCCTTGTCCTCTTCCCAGGTCTGCACGATCCCGACACACATTCCTTCCGCTTGCTCGATGCCCGCGACGGATTCAACTATCGCGCCCGCGTCATCGACCCCCAGAAAGACACCACGTGA
- the brxC gene encoding BREX system P-loop protein BrxC → MTINNELFTRRPLDFEIPNDGVTNVDRPDGSNQWKVLEYELTSFVCEGEYEHGLERILGSYIRHRGSTTQPAVWVSGFYGSGKSHLVRVLQHLWADTVFPTGASARGLATIPQGFKDQLLELTTIGKRDGIAPWSAAGALDRSGDSLNAVFLSIVLGAAGLPTRVAPAQVALWLAGKDDLDAVRARVEAGGGDFIEELSEYNLSTQLADAILAVDPGFAATGADVRKALRSQFPPDARSLSTDETIVLFRKVLKHVGGGVIPPTLIVLDEVQQYISGDGGRAMEVQNLVESVSRELDGRVLFVATGQQELTADATLQKIQDRFTVKVVLKNQDVDAVVRRVLLNKEPAERPGLDKVLADAAGPISRQLVGSKIQHTAQDNKDLSEDYPLLPSRRRFWESVLRQADAGRAGQLRSQLRIVHDANRLVALKPVGTVVGADFLYSAKHEDLNGAGLLLKETQRLIHEQDQKDPLRGRILGLVHLVSLLPSSGHADIGVRATTDHLVDLLVEDLANDGPRLRQDIPAALEALTEEGILQQDGNEYRLQTMAGRTWDEAFRRHSAQLTDSEISTERDSMLRSEVEKALPASILQGRAKVARKISLHADSSQPSATGNIPVWLRSEWDDGTTTKQFEDLARGLGSNSPIVLAHLPRVQATAFASALRNQMAAQRTLDQQGFPQDDEGKQARRAVESRHARAQAQAREHVRDILSKAGATLGGGSAPAGIALRDRIENGTLSAATRLFHKFDVADDSRWPQVLDRIKKGSGADALKAVGYDADPEQHPVVKEVLGRIGGAGTPAIGVEKDLLSAPFGWPRDALMAAIGVLLDNGLIRATINGSDATRSQVLSQTRLGTVHLRRESTVLKAAEKIAARSLLSKLGVQADNETLVPAAEEAVRGLVQRATTLTGPAPLPDIALPVGFEAVRRASGNDRVHALLAIKDELADFAERLQMLERRRASRLEALSTARSLSDAAEDLNSASEVRARLEAFESTRELLGDTDQISPIVTDLAGAVRDAVYRAAESLEQARQLAVDGLLPQEAWSALDPGKQEQLLAEHSLAPEAKPELGDAQAVLKAVQHRPLPSWAAVLDAVPTRASKALEAAVRLSSPKAGTVTVPAASLSSAGEVDAYLADLRVRLTKALADHDTVLVKG, encoded by the coding sequence GTGACCATCAACAACGAGCTCTTCACTCGCCGTCCGCTCGACTTCGAGATCCCGAACGACGGAGTCACCAACGTTGATCGGCCCGATGGGTCAAACCAGTGGAAGGTTCTTGAGTACGAGCTCACAAGCTTCGTTTGTGAAGGCGAGTACGAGCACGGGCTTGAGCGCATCCTCGGCTCCTATATCCGTCACCGAGGAAGCACGACCCAGCCAGCGGTGTGGGTCTCGGGCTTCTACGGCAGCGGCAAGTCGCACCTCGTCCGAGTGCTCCAGCACCTGTGGGCCGACACCGTCTTTCCGACCGGAGCCTCAGCTCGGGGCCTGGCTACCATTCCTCAAGGGTTCAAGGACCAACTCCTCGAACTTACGACCATTGGCAAGCGCGACGGGATTGCACCCTGGTCTGCAGCGGGCGCACTGGATCGGAGCGGCGACAGCCTCAACGCGGTGTTCTTGTCGATCGTCCTTGGTGCTGCCGGTCTGCCGACTCGTGTCGCACCCGCACAGGTAGCTCTCTGGCTTGCCGGCAAAGACGATCTCGATGCGGTCCGCGCACGGGTCGAAGCCGGTGGCGGGGACTTCATCGAGGAACTGAGCGAGTACAACCTCAGCACCCAGCTTGCCGACGCCATCCTCGCTGTCGATCCTGGATTCGCGGCAACGGGCGCGGACGTGAGAAAAGCCCTGCGCAGTCAGTTCCCACCCGACGCGCGCTCACTGTCGACCGACGAGACGATAGTCCTGTTTCGGAAGGTCCTCAAGCACGTTGGTGGCGGCGTCATCCCGCCGACTTTGATCGTGCTCGACGAGGTCCAGCAGTACATCAGTGGGGACGGTGGTCGAGCGATGGAAGTGCAGAACCTTGTTGAGTCTGTCTCGCGCGAGCTCGATGGACGGGTGCTCTTCGTCGCGACCGGTCAGCAAGAGCTCACCGCTGACGCTACTCTGCAGAAGATCCAGGACCGTTTCACCGTCAAGGTTGTCCTTAAGAACCAGGACGTTGATGCCGTTGTTCGGCGTGTGCTGCTCAACAAGGAGCCTGCCGAGCGGCCGGGGCTGGACAAGGTTCTGGCCGATGCTGCAGGCCCAATCTCTCGACAGCTCGTCGGCAGCAAGATTCAGCACACGGCTCAGGACAACAAGGATCTGTCTGAGGATTACCCGCTCCTTCCCAGCCGCCGCCGTTTCTGGGAGAGCGTTCTTCGCCAGGCCGATGCGGGCCGCGCTGGACAGCTCAGGTCCCAACTTCGCATCGTGCATGACGCGAATCGTCTGGTTGCGCTGAAGCCCGTCGGCACGGTCGTTGGGGCGGATTTCCTCTATTCAGCGAAGCATGAAGATCTCAACGGCGCTGGCCTGCTCCTGAAGGAGACCCAACGTCTAATTCACGAGCAGGATCAAAAGGACCCGCTTCGAGGACGCATCCTCGGCCTGGTCCACCTCGTCAGCCTGCTTCCGTCGTCCGGACACGCTGACATCGGTGTTCGGGCAACGACAGACCACCTTGTAGACCTCCTTGTAGAGGACCTCGCAAACGACGGCCCACGCCTGCGGCAAGACATCCCTGCCGCACTTGAGGCACTCACTGAGGAGGGAATCCTCCAGCAGGACGGTAACGAGTACCGGCTCCAGACCATGGCCGGCAGAACCTGGGACGAGGCGTTCCGCCGTCACTCCGCGCAACTGACCGATAGTGAGATCAGCACAGAGCGGGACTCCATGTTGCGCTCGGAAGTCGAGAAGGCCCTGCCCGCCTCGATCCTTCAGGGCAGGGCCAAGGTGGCACGAAAGATCAGCCTCCACGCCGACTCCTCCCAGCCATCTGCCACCGGCAACATTCCTGTCTGGCTGCGCTCGGAGTGGGACGACGGGACCACCACCAAGCAGTTTGAGGACCTTGCCCGTGGCCTCGGCTCCAACTCTCCGATCGTGCTCGCTCATCTGCCCAGGGTCCAGGCCACGGCCTTCGCCTCGGCCTTGCGCAACCAGATGGCTGCACAGCGAACGCTCGACCAGCAGGGCTTCCCGCAGGACGACGAGGGTAAGCAGGCTCGGCGTGCGGTGGAGTCCCGCCACGCCCGAGCCCAAGCGCAGGCCCGAGAGCACGTCCGAGACATCCTCAGCAAGGCTGGCGCCACGCTTGGCGGTGGGTCTGCCCCCGCGGGCATCGCTCTGCGCGACCGCATTGAGAACGGTACGCTGTCGGCAGCGACGCGGCTCTTCCACAAGTTCGACGTCGCTGACGACTCCCGCTGGCCGCAGGTGCTCGACCGAATCAAGAAGGGTTCGGGCGCAGATGCGCTCAAGGCCGTCGGCTACGACGCCGACCCCGAGCAGCATCCAGTCGTGAAGGAAGTCCTCGGCAGGATCGGAGGCGCCGGCACGCCCGCCATTGGGGTCGAGAAGGACCTCTTGTCTGCACCGTTTGGCTGGCCGCGGGACGCCCTTATGGCAGCGATCGGGGTACTGCTCGACAACGGACTGATCAGAGCCACCATCAACGGCTCCGACGCGACCAGGAGCCAAGTCTTGTCCCAGACCAGACTCGGCACAGTGCACTTGAGGCGAGAGTCGACGGTCCTCAAAGCGGCGGAGAAGATTGCAGCTCGGAGCCTGCTGAGCAAGCTCGGGGTGCAGGCTGACAACGAAACGCTGGTCCCGGCGGCCGAGGAAGCAGTCAGGGGCCTCGTACAGCGGGCGACCACCCTCACTGGACCAGCCCCGTTGCCTGACATCGCCCTTCCTGTTGGCTTCGAGGCGGTGCGAAGAGCATCCGGCAACGACCGCGTACACGCGCTCCTCGCGATAAAGGACGAACTGGCGGACTTCGCCGAGCGATTGCAGATGCTGGAGCGGCGTCGCGCATCTAGGCTGGAAGCTCTGTCAACTGCCCGATCTCTCTCGGACGCCGCTGAAGACCTCAACAGTGCATCCGAGGTGCGCGCGCGGCTTGAGGCCTTCGAAAGCACGCGGGAGCTACTCGGGGACACCGACCAGATCAGTCCCATCGTGACCGACCTCGCCGGTGCCGTGCGTGATGCGGTCTACCGGGCTGCCGAGTCTCTGGAACAGGCCCGCCAGTTGGCGGTTGACGGCCTACTGCCCCAGGAGGCCTGGTCGGCACTCGATCCGGGGAAGCAGGAGCAGCTCCTCGCCGAGCACAGCCTAGCGCCTGAGGCGAAGCCAGAACTCGGCGACGCTCAGGCTGTGCTGAAAGCGGTTCAGCACCGTCCGCTCCCGTCCTGGGCCGCGGTTCTCGACGCGGTGCCCACACGAGCATCGAAGGCGCTTGAGGCGGCAGTCCGACTGAGTTCCCCCAAGGCTGGCACCGTCACTGTTCCTGCAGCCAGCCTAAGTAGCGCAGGCGAGGTCGACGCATACCTCGCCGACCTTCGCGTACGCCTCACCAAGGCCCTCGCCGACCACGACACAGTGTTGGTGAAGGGCTGA